Genomic segment of Chitinivibrionia bacterium:
TTTTTGGTAAATATAAAGCAAGATTTTTGTTTTTGCTTGTTTTTTTTCTTGGTGAAATTTGTGGAAATACCACCCTATTCTTCCACCTCTCCGTTTTTATCCACCAGAATAAATCCATAACCATCGAAATCTTTTATTCTTTTGCGAATTTCATCTGCCGAAAGCGAAAAAAACGCGGTTGAAAGTATATCTGCAATGACAGGGCAATCCCCTATTATTGTAAGAGAAACATTTGCAGTTGCGGGAAAGCCCGTTTGCGGGTCAAAAATATGATGCACTCTTGCACCCGACGGCGCTACGCGATACCGCTCGTAGTCGCCGCTTGTAAATATTGCCGCCGATTGCCTGTTTTCGCCGCCAACGCTGAATATTTTCAATAAATCGCTTCTTTGGCGCGGATGGCGAACTCCTACTACTATCGGCTTGCCTCGCTCTTTATTTCCCGATACAAAAATATCGCCGCCGATATTTATTATGAAATTAGAAAAACCGTAATTCTTGAGAATGTCCGCCAATCTGCCTATCGCAAAACCCTTGGCAATCGCGCCTAAGTCAATCTGCGTTTTTGTGTTTGCCAAAACCGCTCGTTTGGGATTATCTAAAAGCGAAATATTTCGATAATCTACTCTTTGCAAAATTTTTGCGAGAGTATCTGCAATTAACGGGTCTTCGGGGTCGGGCAAAAAATCGCCGTCGCCTGCAATGTTCCAAAAATCCTTTAGCGGTTTTACGGTAATGTCGAAAAGTCCGTCTGTTTTTTGCGAATAGAGAATGGATATTTTAAGCATTTCGTATAAATCGTCGCTGATATTTACCGTATCGGTTTCTCGGTTATTTATTTTGAGAATTTCGCTGTTTTCTGCGGACGGGGAAAATCGTTCATCCCAATTTTGCAGAAAATTCTGAATTTTGTCAAACATCTCGGCGGTGGAAATTTTGGCGTTCGGATTTGCAAAAAGCGTGATTTCTATTATCGTGTCCATATTAAACCAAACGTTTTTTTGCGGAACTTGCGAACAAGATAAAACAAAAAACGCGATAATAAAAACAAAAAGCTTCATTTTTAGCCGATTTTTTGAGGTAAATTTACGTTTTTTGCCATTGCCCAGAAGCGCATTCCGCTTGCGATAATAACCGTGGTCATTACTTGGACGTGTTCTCCAAAGCCGAATTCGCGAGCCAAAAGCATAAAAATTACGCCTACCATAGCGGCTGTGGCATAAACTTCTCGGCAAAGGACAAAAGGAATATCGCGCACCAAAACGTCGCGCACCATACCGCCGCCGCAAGCGGTTATCATTCCCATCATAATAATTCCAACCGTGCCGAAATCCGCGGATATTGCTCTTTGCGCACCGATTGCCGCAAAAATTCCAAGACCTATCGCGTCAAAAATTTGGACGACGCTCCATTTTTTTTCGGAGCGGCGGGCAATCCCCTCTGTTTTTAAGAGGACTATAGCCGCGCAAAGAATACAAATAAGCAAATACATTTCGTTTTGAAAGGCGACAGGCGGCGTTTTTCCTATAAGGACGTCTCTGATTATGCCGCCCGCTGTTCCCGTGGCAATCGCCAAAACCGCAACGCCAAGCATATCTAATTTATGGCGAACTCCAAGCACCGCTCCCGAAACGGCAAACGCCGCTGTTCCCATAATGTCCAAAATTTTTAGGAAAATATCCATTTATTTTTGCTCGCTTTGGTAAATACCTTTTTCGTCCATTCTTATTTTTTTGAGTTTCAGAAGATTTCCGATAAGTTTTTTGAAAC
This window contains:
- a CDS encoding FAD:protein FMN transferase, whose translation is MKLFVFIIAFFVLSCSQVPQKNVWFNMDTIIEITLFANPNAKISTAEMFDKIQNFLQNWDERFSPSAENSEILKINNRETDTVNISDDLYEMLKISILYSQKTDGLFDITVKPLKDFWNIAGDGDFLPDPEDPLIADTLAKILQRVDYRNISLLDNPKRAVLANTKTQIDLGAIAKGFAIGRLADILKNYGFSNFIINIGGDIFVSGNKERGKPIVVGVRHPRQRSDLLKIFSVGGENRQSAAIFTSGDYERYRVAPSGARVHHIFDPQTGFPATANVSLTIIGDCPVIADILSTAFFSLSADEIRKRIKDFDGYGFILVDKNGEVEE
- a CDS encoding trimeric intracellular cation channel family protein, whose product is MDIFLKILDIMGTAAFAVSGAVLGVRHKLDMLGVAVLAIATGTAGGIIRDVLIGKTPPVAFQNEMYLLICILCAAIVLLKTEGIARRSEKKWSVVQIFDAIGLGIFAAIGAQRAISADFGTVGIIMMGMITACGGGMVRDVLVRDIPFVLCREVYATAAMVGVIFMLLAREFGFGEHVQVMTTVIIASGMRFWAMAKNVNLPQKIG